The following are encoded in a window of Cydia strobilella chromosome 1, ilCydStro3.1, whole genome shotgun sequence genomic DNA:
- the LOC134743091 gene encoding aminoacylase-1-like gives MSYASNPAIANFVEYLQIPSVQPNINYDACVSFLKKQASSLGLEFVVHEIVPKKPIVILTWRGSEPARPSILLNSHMDVVPVFEKSWSYPPFSAHIDKDGKIFARGSQDMKCVGIQYLEAVRKLKAAGVQLKRTLHITFVPDEEIGGHDGMMKFVHTPEFKALNVGFGLDEGIASPDEEFILFYGERSIWQIHVHCPGTPGHGSLILPNTAGEKLRYIIDKFMDLREQQKRILESDPKLTTGDVTTINMTQIFGGVQSNVVPEKLSVVFDMRLAITVDHVQFENMIKQWCQEAGEGVTYEFEQRNDKVESTKLDASNPYWVAFKAAGDEMNIKLDCRIFPAATDSRYVRKVGIPALGFSPMNYTPVLLHDHDEFLKADTFLKGIDIYVKLITAVANL, from the exons ATGCGTGCGTAAGTTTCCTGAAAAAGCAAGCGTCATCGCTCGGTCTGGAATTTGTAGTTCATGAGATCGTACCGAAGAAGCCAATCGTCATTTTAACATGGCGAGGTTCGGAGCCGGCTCGTCCTTCGATACTGCTGAACTCTCACATGGATGTCGTGCCTGTATTCGAA AAAAGTTGGTCATACCCACCCTTCAGTGCTCACATCGATAAGGACGGAAAAATCTTTGCCCGTGGCTCTCAAGACATGAAATGCGTTGGTATACAATACCTGGAGGCTGTTCGTAAACTAAAGGCTGCCGGAGTGCAGTTAAAGAGGACTCTTCACATCACATTCGTTCCAG ATGAAGAAATTGGGGGTCATGATGGCATGATGAAGTTCGTGCATACTCCTGAGTTCAAGGCGTTAAACGTGGGATTCGGGTTAGACGAAGGGATCGCGAGCCCTGATGAAGAATTTATCTTGTTCTATGGCGAGCGTAGCATATGGC aaATTCACGTTCACTGCCCTGGAACGCCCGGACATGGTTCCCTCATTCTTCCGAACACGGCTGGTGAAAAG ctgAGATACATCATCGATAAGTTTATGGATTTGCGGGAACAACAAAAACGCATCCTGGAAAGTGACCCCAAACTAACAACTGGAGATGTGACCACGATAAATATGACGCAGATCTTT GGTGGTGTGCAATCAAATGTCGTTCCCGAAAAACTAAGTGTGGTTTTCGATATGAGGCTGGCTATTACCGTCGACCATGTGCAATTCGAGAATATG ATCAAACAATGGTGCCAAGAAGCCGGGGAGGGCGTAACTTACGAGTTTGAACAGAGAAACGACAAGGTGGAGTCCACCAAACTAGACGCGAGCAACCCTTACTGGGTAGCATTCAAAGCTGCCGGCGATGAGAT GAATATTAAACTGGACTGCAGAATCTTCCCCGCTGCTACGGATAGTAGGTACGTTCGCAAAGTTGGTATCCCCGCCCTGGGATTCTCGCCGATGAACTATACCCCAGTGCTGCTACATGACCACGACGAGTTTCTGAAGGCAGACACCTTTTTAAAGGGCATTGATATATATGTTAAACTGATAACAGCTGTCGCTAACCTATAA
- the LOC134743593 gene encoding U4/U6.U5 tri-snRNP-associated protein 1, whose protein sequence is MGSKKHKKESKKKKHRSRSRSPLEGEERERKRHRKHKDRKKDRSPDVEEVPVDSHLTERYEPGFESSPSSNGERERERERSLRRERVREDPVSTREVSYPRDSHSRESSPRAGGSAVESAGAGESLSIQDTNRLRAKLGLKPLEVQEKPDDDGKFKDDLGEFYHKPAANLAQQRRTEKLRERLELRKEKRQMEMKLQTTLLAEGSDDEDASAWVNKSRDIDKQKQEAAKRAALLDEMDAVFGVSALVEEEERADRSLAYSASALTGLRVAHDLNSLADERDTVLTLADKDVLAEDAEDVLVNVNIVDDERYKKNIESRKKAKTGYQAYDDEADLEAAALGYVKPVLSKYDEELDKEAAEKRRGFVLGDRAGIEAQRFRDMMRQERMRGGPDKRLESLKLPELKLASDYLSEAELNAKFKKTKRRGKIRKKAKEEPIDVDDYDAAPLETDDTDVKVEQLKSSLVIDEEEVEVDSELQTALARARRLRQAQHTPIVPKVEEILEKEKEEPVCEEPADGVMVLDACAEFCRTLGDIPTYGQAGNRDQTQEIMDFEREEAEAEPEGAEGAGGAWSRVDIAEEAPADLLAGGAALAAEPALGHGVAGALQLALSKGYLERAGPQPAPRSALAHLLQAKNYSIEDKTQGDDDKHGRRERGGGGGGGPLTEFREKSSFRPRIKLEYADDDGRPLAPKEAFRYLSHKFHGKGPGKNKQEKRIKKQLQEGLMKKMSSTDTPLGTLQMLQDKQKETKSAYVVLSGAKRDPPR, encoded by the exons ATGGGTTCCAAAAAACATAAGAAGGAGTCAAAAAAGAAGAAGCACAGGAGTCGGTCGCGGTCTCCTTTGGAAGGCGAAGAACGTGAACGGAAAAGGCACAGAAAACACAAGGATCGCAAAAAGGACCGGTCCCCAGACG TTGAGGAGGTGCCAGTGGATTCTCATTTAACGGAGCGGTACGAGCCGGGTTTCGAGTCGTCGCCTAGCAGCAACGGCGAGCGCGAGCGTGAGCGAGAGCGCAGCTTGCGGAGGGAGCGCGTGCGCGAGGATCCTGTCAG CACGCGCGAAGTCAGTTACCCGCGGGACAGTCACTCGCGCGAATCGTCACCTCGCGCAGGTGGGAGCGCGGTCGAGAGCGCCGGCGCTGGGGAGAGCCTCTCCATCCAGGACACGAACAGACTGCGAGCCAAGCTCGGGCTGAAGCCTCTAGAAGTTCAGGAGAAACCAGATG ATGACGGCAAGTTCAAAGATGATTTGGGGGAGTTTTACCACAAGCCGGCCGCGAACCTCGCGCAGCAGCGCCGCACCGAGAAACTACGCGAGCGGCTGGAGTTGCGCAAAGAAAAAAGACAAATGGAAATGAA GCTACAAACAACACTGCTGGCAGAGGGCTCCGACGATGAAGATGCGTCGGCCTGGGTGAACAAGTCTCGCGACATTGACAAACAGAAACAAGAGGCTGCTAAGAGG GCGGCCCTGTTGGATGAGATGGACGCAGTATTCGGTGTGTCAGCCCTGGTCGAAGAGGAGGAGCGTGCCGACCGCTCCCTAGCCTACAGTGCATCTGCGCTGACGGGCCTGCGGGTCGCACACGACCTCAACTCT TTGGCAGACGAACGCGACACAGTGCTGACGCTGGCCGACAAGGACGTGCTGGCCGAGGACGCGGAGGACGTCCTCGTCAACGTCAACATCGTGGACGACGAGCGCTACAAGAAG AACATCGAGTCCCGCAAGAAGGCCAAGACCGGCTACCAGGCGTACGACGACGAAGCGGACCTGGAAGCCGCCGCCCTGGGCTATGTGAAACCCGTGCTCTCCAAATACGATGAAGAATTGGATAAG GAAGCGGCGGAAAAACGTCGCGGCTTCGTTCTCGGCGACCGCGCCGGCATCGAGGCGCAGCGCTTCCGAGACATGATG cGTCAAGAACGGATGCGTGGCGGGCCAGACAAGAGGCTGGAGTCGCTCAAACTGCCCGAACTCAAGCTCGCGTCCGACTACCTCAGCGAGGCTGAGTTAAACGCCAAATTCAAGAAGACCAAGCGCAGG GGTAAGATACGCAAGAAGGCGAAGGAGGAGCCAATCGATGTCGATGATTATGACGCTGCACCTCTCGAAACCGACGACACAG ATGTAAAGGTGGAGCAGCTGAAGAGTTCTCTGGTAATCGACGAGGAAGAGGTGGAAGTGGACTCCGAGTTGCAAACGGCGTTAGCTCGAGCGCGCCGCCTGCGGCAGGCACAGCACACGCCCATCGTACCCAAG GTGGAGGAAATCCTGGAAAAAGAGAAAGAGGAGCCCGTATGCGAGGAGCCGGCCGACGGGGTCATGGTTCTGGACGCCTGCGCCGAGTTCTGCCGCACGCTCGGCGACATCCCCACCTACGGCCAGGCCGGCAACCGCGACCAAACGCAGGAGATTATG GACTTCGAGCGGGAGGAGGCGGAGGCGGAGCCGGAGGGCGCGGAGGGCGCGGGGGGCGCGTGGAGCCGCGTGGACATCGCGGAGGAGGCGCCCGCCGACCTGctggcgggcggcgccgcgctggccgccgaGCCCGCGCTGGGCCACGGCGTGGCGGGCGCGCTGCAGCTCGCGCTCAGCAAGGGCTACCTGGAGCGCGCCGGGCCCCAGCCCGCGCCCCGCTCCGCGCTCGCGCACCTGCTGCAGGCCAAAAACTACTCCATCGAGGACAAGACGCAAGG CGACGACGATAAGCACGGGCggcgcgagcgcggcggcggcggcggcggcgggccgcTCACCGAGTTCCGCGAGAAGTCCTCGTTCCGGCCGCGCATCAAGCTGGAGTACGCGGACGACGACGGCCGCCCGCTGGCGCCCAAGGAGGCCTTCCGCTACCTCTCGCACAAGTTCCACGGCAAGGGGCCCGGCAAGAACAAGCAGGAGAAGCGCATCAAGAAACAGTTGCAGGAGGGG CTGATGAAGAAGATGAGCTCAACAGATACGCCGCTAGGCACGCTGCAGATGCTTCAGGATAAGCAGAAGGAGACAAAATCAGCCTATGTTGTGCTGTCGGGTGCAAAGCGCGATCCACCGCGCTAA
- the LOC134747430 gene encoding ubiquitin-like-conjugating enzyme ATG10 — protein MSAISYEVFIIAAEQFLKISQKLNDGWQLLQLQDKSKTYLKKESFKVCEETDDSTLLKFEYVIYYNHSYGVPSFSFNVWNSTGALLTLENIRQMSFISISEKDIYSVVTQQEHPIFFRPYFMVHPCHTEELLLVFKNKSKNIIVTFLGLIIPLIKLDLPVEYGL, from the exons ATGAGCGCAATATCTTACGAAGTCTTTATCATTGCTGCTGAACAGTTTTTAAAGATATCGCAAAAACTAAACGACGGATGGCAACTGTTGCAACTACAAGATAAAAGTAAGACATACCTCAAGAAAGAGAGCTTTAAAGTTTGTGAAGAAACAGATGACTCTACTCTTCTAAAATTTGAGTATGTAATATATTACAACCATAGTTATGGCGTACCATCATTCAGTTTTAATGTGTGGAACTCAACAGGAGCCCTCCTGACTTTGGAGAATATTAGACAAATGTCTTTTATcag TATCAGTGAAAAGGACATTTACTCTGTTGTAACTCAACAGGAGCACCCAATTTTCTTCCGTCCATATTTCATGGTGCACCCTTGCCACACTGAAGAACTGCTCTTGGTTTTTAAGAACAAATCAAAGAACATTATTGTGACATTTCTTGGATTAATAATTCCATTGATAAAATTAGATTTACCTGTAGAATATGGCTtgtaa